One genomic region from Gopherus flavomarginatus isolate rGopFla2 chromosome 20, rGopFla2.mat.asm, whole genome shotgun sequence encodes:
- the MCL1 gene encoding induced myeloid leukemia cell differentiation protein Mcl-1, giving the protein MLALKRNAVIGLNLYCGGGPTLPPSAPASPSGAGTPPAPGPAAEGVRPAALIGGASWGSNGHSEGARALIGSPAAAPSLVAGGPRPGPLWRPEEELDGCDPDAERMGPPGAAGGSLPSTPPAEDDDDLDGLYQDSLELIGRYLREAAELGGPGGKKLFKRLLSGPRGAGPAAMEKALETLRRVGDGVIEKHQIAFQGMLRKLDIKNEDDLKSVTAVATHVFSDGVTNWGRIVTLISFGAFVAKHLKSINQENCINTLAGIITDVLVTGKRDWLVNQRGWEGFVEFFRVEDLEGSIRNVLVAFAGFAGLGASLAYMMR; this is encoded by the exons ATGTTGGCGTTGAAGCGGAACGCGGTGATCGGCCTCAACCTGTACTGCGGGGGCGGCCCGACGCTGCCCCCCTCGGCGCCGGCCTCCCCCAGCGGCGCGGGGACCCCTCCCGCCCCCGGCCCTGCGGCGGAGGGCGTCCGGCCGGCGGCGCTGATTGGCGGAGCCTCTTGGGGTTCCAACGGCCATTCTGAGGGGGCCCGGGCGCTGATTGGCTCCCCCGCAGCCGCCCCGTCTCTGGTGGCCGGggggccccggcccggcccgctgtGGCGGCCGGAAGAGGAACTGGACGGCTGCGACCCCGACGCCGAGCGGATGGGCCCGCCGGGCGCCGCCGGCggctccctgcccagcaccccgcCCGCGGAGGACGACGACGACCTGGACGGGCTGTACCAGGACTCGCTGGAGCTCATCGGCCGCTACCTGCGGGAGGCGGCGGAGCTCGGCGGGCCCGGCGGCAAGAAGCTCTTCAAGCGGCTGCTGAGCGGGCCGCGGGGCGCCGGCCCCGCCGCCATGGAGAAGGCGCTGGAGACGCTGCGGAGGGTCGGCGACGGCGTCATTGAGAAGCACCAGATCGCCTTCCaag GGATGCTTCGGAAGCTAGACATCAAGAATGAGGATGATCTGAAGTCAGTGACTGCCGTTGCAACCCATGTTTTCAGTGATGGAGTAACAAACTGGGGTAGAATTGTGACACTCATCTCTTTTGGTGCCTTTGTTGCAAAACACCTGAAGAGCATAAACCAGGAGAATTGCATCAACACACTAGCAGGGATCATCACAGATGTGCTTGTCACAGGCAAACGAGATTGGCTAGTTAACCAAAGAGGCTGG gaggGATTTGTTGAATTCTTCCGTGTAGAGGATCTAGAAGGTAGCATCAGGAATGTTCTGGTGGCTTTTGCAGGCTTTGCTGGACTGGGAGCAAGCTTGGCCTATATGATGCGATGA